One window of the Thermasporomyces composti genome contains the following:
- a CDS encoding PQQ-dependent sugar dehydrogenase: MEKSSRPAHDSVAVSRRLRAVVAVAALAVGGLGACVGDPEPAATKSPNAAAAIPTPTDFHRGPASTARGDDLVTVETLVTRLDIPWGVTFLPDGSALVTERHKRRILRVGPGRGADGELTVRPVTTIEGVYANNEGGLLGIAASPHFRRDQTVFIYYTTKKDNRIAKLRLSDRRPRPVPIVTGIPQAGVHNGGRLAFGPDGYLYATTGDASRAGGAQDLNDLGGKILRMTMDGKPAPGNPFKGSLVWSYGHRNPEGIAWDANGTMYSAEIGEAVWDELNLILPGRNYGWPKVQGMGTGRGLTNPLVVWRPEIGVTNGIAIVGQTAIVTCLRGQRIYLVGLGGPVNIGSERIVGSGVGEASIRWRPGAGITGRPLEALTGRYGRIRDAVRAPDGSVWLTTSNRDGRNQPVPEDDRILRLTFRSPSPSSTTR; encoded by the coding sequence GTGGAGAAGTCGTCGCGACCTGCGCACGACTCCGTCGCCGTGTCGCGCCGCCTGCGGGCGGTCGTCGCCGTGGCGGCACTCGCCGTCGGGGGCCTCGGCGCGTGCGTCGGCGATCCCGAGCCCGCGGCGACCAAGAGTCCTAATGCCGCGGCGGCGATTCCCACGCCGACCGACTTCCACCGTGGGCCGGCGAGCACCGCGCGAGGCGACGATCTCGTCACCGTCGAGACCTTGGTGACGAGACTCGACATCCCGTGGGGCGTGACGTTCCTTCCCGATGGGAGTGCGCTGGTCACCGAACGCCACAAGCGCCGGATCCTGCGGGTCGGGCCCGGCCGTGGCGCCGACGGCGAGCTCACCGTCCGTCCTGTCACGACGATCGAGGGCGTCTACGCCAATAACGAGGGCGGTCTGCTCGGTATCGCCGCCTCGCCTCACTTCCGGCGTGACCAGACGGTCTTCATCTACTACACCACGAAGAAGGACAACCGCATCGCGAAACTGCGGCTCAGTGACCGCCGCCCGAGGCCCGTTCCGATCGTCACCGGTATTCCCCAGGCGGGCGTCCACAACGGTGGCCGGTTGGCGTTCGGTCCGGACGGCTACCTGTACGCCACCACCGGCGACGCCTCGCGGGCCGGAGGTGCCCAGGACCTCAACGATCTGGGCGGCAAGATCCTCCGCATGACGATGGACGGGAAGCCGGCCCCCGGCAACCCGTTCAAGGGCTCACTGGTCTGGTCGTACGGACACCGCAACCCGGAGGGGATCGCCTGGGACGCCAACGGGACCATGTACTCCGCCGAGATCGGCGAGGCGGTCTGGGATGAGCTCAACCTCATCCTGCCGGGACGCAACTACGGCTGGCCCAAGGTTCAGGGCATGGGCACGGGACGAGGCCTCACCAACCCGCTGGTGGTCTGGCGCCCCGAGATCGGTGTGACGAACGGCATCGCCATCGTCGGTCAGACCGCGATCGTCACGTGCCTGCGAGGCCAGCGCATCTATCTCGTCGGCTTGGGTGGGCCGGTCAACATCGGAAGCGAGCGGATCGTCGGCTCCGGTGTCGGCGAGGCGAGCATTCGGTGGCGGCCGGGCGCTGGTATCACCGGTCGACCGTTGGAGGCGCTGACCGGGCGGTACGGGCGGATCCGGGACGCGGTCCGCGCGCCCGATGGCAGCGTCTGGCTGACGACGTCGAACCGGGACGGCCGTAACCAGCCGGTACCCGAAGACGACCGCATCCTGCGCCTCACCTTCCGCTCTCCGTCGCCCTCCTCAACGACTCGCTAG
- a CDS encoding carbohydrate ABC transporter permease, whose product MAAQEVVAQQQSATVPVTGSVRRRVPTGLWFILPFFVLYVAFLIVPVFLGLGISFFNTSLSGGLGEFVGFANYAELFADEAVWDSLWNTVKFTLLSTPPLVVLALVMALLTNNAMPARWLLRLSYFMPFLVPVTVVTTVWSWMFRTDFGFVNGMLEAIGLEKVDWLGQPGTAMISIVITTTWWTIGFNYLLYLAGLQQIPPELYEASAIDGANAWKQFTNITLPLLGRVTGLILVLQLIASLKVFDQIYLLTGGGPNFSTRPILEYVYDMGFTGFRLGYASAISYVFFLIILVFAFIQVRLFSSKEGSGR is encoded by the coding sequence ATGGCCGCCCAGGAAGTGGTAGCTCAACAGCAGTCGGCCACAGTACCAGTGACGGGGTCGGTACGGCGACGGGTACCGACCGGCCTGTGGTTCATCCTGCCGTTCTTCGTCCTCTACGTCGCGTTCCTCATCGTCCCGGTGTTCTTGGGGCTGGGTATCAGCTTCTTCAACACCAGTCTCTCCGGTGGCCTCGGTGAGTTCGTGGGCTTCGCGAACTACGCGGAGCTGTTCGCCGACGAGGCCGTCTGGGACAGCTTGTGGAACACGGTCAAGTTCACCCTGCTGAGCACGCCACCCTTGGTGGTGCTGGCGTTGGTGATGGCGCTGCTCACCAACAACGCGATGCCGGCGCGGTGGCTGCTGCGGCTCTCCTACTTCATGCCGTTCCTCGTCCCCGTCACGGTCGTGACGACGGTGTGGTCGTGGATGTTCCGCACCGACTTCGGCTTCGTCAACGGCATGCTCGAGGCTATCGGGCTGGAGAAGGTCGACTGGCTCGGTCAGCCCGGGACGGCCATGATCTCGATCGTCATCACGACCACGTGGTGGACGATCGGCTTCAACTACCTGCTCTACCTTGCCGGTTTGCAGCAGATCCCGCCGGAGCTGTACGAGGCGTCGGCGATCGACGGTGCCAACGCGTGGAAGCAGTTCACCAACATCACCCTGCCTCTGCTCGGTCGGGTGACCGGTCTGATCCTGGTGCTGCAGCTCATCGCGAGCCTGAAGGTCTTCGACCAGATCTACCTGCTCACCGGCGGCGGCCCGAACTTCTCGACCCGCCCGATCCTCGAGTACGTCTACGACATGGGCTTCACCGGGTTCCGGCTGGGCTACGCGTCGGCGATCTCCTACGTGTTCTTCCTCATCATCTTGGTGTTCGCCTTCATCCAGGTGCGGCTGTTCTCGTCGAAGGAAGGATCCGGCCGATGA
- a CDS encoding SAM-dependent methyltransferase, producing the protein MDGSKTIPPGIDPTKPNVGRIWDYLLGGTEWFEIDKMAAERLKQLAPELAEDGVWANRGFLQRSARWLAEKAGIRQFIDIGAGLPTRNNTHEAVRAVAPDARVVYVDNDPVICEYSRSLLKDTPNTFYLCADLEDPDSILNNSDVRALIDFSQPVGLILAAVVHFVPDERDPWGLLRRYKDALAPGSYVALSHGTTSRTSPELVEKATKLYSSASAQLYMRSEEDIERLFEGLELVPPYPGAPATLTYAGLWGAEVPEDADSEGSRYWLCGVGRKP; encoded by the coding sequence ATGGACGGTTCGAAGACCATCCCTCCCGGCATCGACCCCACCAAGCCGAACGTCGGCCGCATCTGGGACTACCTTCTCGGGGGCACCGAGTGGTTCGAGATCGACAAGATGGCCGCTGAACGGCTCAAGCAGCTCGCGCCCGAACTGGCAGAGGATGGCGTGTGGGCCAACCGAGGCTTCCTGCAGCGCTCCGCTCGGTGGTTGGCGGAGAAGGCCGGGATCCGTCAGTTCATCGACATCGGCGCCGGGCTGCCCACCCGGAACAACACGCACGAGGCGGTGCGTGCCGTCGCTCCGGACGCTCGCGTCGTGTACGTCGACAACGACCCGGTGATCTGCGAGTACTCCCGCTCGCTGCTCAAGGACACCCCGAACACCTTCTACCTCTGCGCCGACCTCGAGGACCCGGACTCGATCCTCAACAACTCCGACGTCCGTGCGCTCATCGACTTCAGCCAGCCAGTCGGGCTCATCCTCGCCGCCGTCGTGCACTTCGTCCCTGACGAGAGAGACCCCTGGGGTCTGCTCCGCCGCTACAAGGACGCGCTCGCGCCTGGCAGCTACGTGGCGCTGTCCCACGGGACGACCAGCCGGACCAGCCCAGAGCTCGTCGAGAAGGCCACCAAGCTCTACTCCAGCGCCTCCGCACAGCTCTACATGCGCTCGGAGGAGGACATCGAGCGGTTGTTCGAGGGCTTGGAGCTCGTTCCGCCCTACCCTGGCGCACCGGCGACCCTCACCTACGCGGGCTTGTGGGGCGCGGAAGTGCCGGAGGACGCGGACAGCGAAGGTTCCCGCTACTGGCTGTGCGGGGTGGGGCGCAAGCCCTGA
- a CDS encoding extracellular solute-binding protein translates to MSTARRDVHRVSRRGLLLGGAAFAGATMLGGCGGSVFRGGGKVRYWNLFGGGDGVRMVEMQNAFREQHPEINLEAVTLSWGAPYYTKLAMAAAGGRAPEVAVAHLTRLPQYAEDLLDPFDLDLLAEFDVRPEHFPSVLLEHATYGDKLMAVPLDVHTIVLYVNRPLVEQAGLLASPDALVELSSPEDFLSALDELSEVAGGVALATANDTATLWRCFWTFYRQAGGDIVLPEGGTVEYDRERMREVLEFWLQVFDGKRASATMDYGAGVAAFASGETPLLVNGNWELPTFVTAQEETGKPDFTMVPIPALFGPEPLVFADSHALVLPRQWSRDPETDRSAYLFISSLLKDITWAGGGHVPAYQPLATSEEYLELRPQSNYRGAAEVAQLDPPAWFSGAGSEFENQLGQALFAVYRRTLTPDEGMDQFEAAMNKLLKTPSPV, encoded by the coding sequence ATGAGCACAGCACGGCGAGATGTCCACCGCGTCAGTCGCCGAGGACTCCTCCTGGGAGGTGCGGCGTTCGCGGGTGCCACCATGCTCGGCGGCTGCGGAGGCTCGGTGTTCCGTGGTGGCGGCAAGGTGCGCTACTGGAACCTCTTCGGTGGCGGCGACGGCGTCCGCATGGTCGAGATGCAGAACGCGTTCCGTGAGCAGCACCCGGAGATCAACCTCGAGGCGGTGACGCTGTCGTGGGGCGCGCCCTACTACACCAAGCTCGCGATGGCGGCGGCCGGTGGCCGAGCACCTGAGGTCGCGGTAGCCCACCTGACCAGGCTCCCGCAGTACGCCGAGGACCTGCTGGATCCGTTCGACCTCGACCTGCTGGCCGAGTTCGATGTGCGGCCCGAGCACTTCCCCTCGGTGCTGCTGGAGCACGCCACGTACGGCGACAAGCTCATGGCGGTGCCCCTCGACGTCCACACCATCGTCCTCTACGTCAACCGACCGCTGGTCGAGCAAGCTGGCCTGCTCGCCAGCCCGGACGCCCTGGTGGAGCTCAGCAGCCCGGAAGACTTCCTGTCCGCTCTGGACGAGCTGTCCGAGGTGGCGGGAGGCGTGGCGCTGGCCACCGCGAACGACACGGCGACGCTGTGGCGGTGCTTCTGGACCTTCTACCGTCAAGCAGGCGGCGACATCGTGCTCCCCGAGGGCGGCACGGTGGAGTACGACCGGGAACGGATGCGCGAAGTCCTCGAATTCTGGTTGCAGGTCTTCGACGGCAAGCGCGCCTCGGCGACGATGGACTACGGCGCCGGCGTCGCGGCGTTCGCCAGCGGCGAGACACCGCTGCTGGTGAACGGGAACTGGGAGCTGCCGACCTTCGTCACCGCCCAAGAGGAGACCGGCAAGCCGGACTTCACGATGGTCCCGATACCGGCGCTGTTCGGGCCGGAGCCGTTGGTCTTCGCCGACTCCCACGCGCTGGTGCTGCCACGCCAGTGGTCCCGTGACCCCGAGACGGATCGCTCTGCCTACTTGTTCATCTCCAGCCTGCTCAAGGACATCACGTGGGCGGGAGGCGGGCACGTCCCGGCGTACCAGCCACTCGCCACGAGCGAGGAGTACCTCGAGCTGCGTCCTCAGTCGAACTACCGCGGAGCGGCCGAGGTGGCGCAGCTCGACCCTCCGGCATGGTTCAGCGGAGCCGGCTCGGAGTTCGAGAACCAGCTGGGTCAGGCGCTCTTCGCGGTCTACCGGAGGACGCTCACGCCTGACGAAGGGATGGACCAGTTCGAAGCGGCGATGAACAAGCTGCTGAAGACTCCCTCGCCCGTCTAA
- a CDS encoding heparinase II/III domain-containing protein codes for MDRLERCLGAHSMSRRALLRATALTGVAGAAGKLLSGFGGPALAATRVASQDIPHDPAASPVKTAPTFYTPEKVEAARRNVATYDWAAKLRDAAVEAARPFVEADDQWLWDLVTTQGLPRSYAVNQDAGSPITGQAIYEYGNYPWIIDHLTLPWKLVDPSVPEDSDLPRIYPTNDFAAFYRSGLDEHGRFDRSRADESLLVNELYPERGPTWGVDDGFGWIDESGRKWTFIAYYNHWGVWHTGVLAKAITSLRDAYIYTGDPMYAHAGLILLDRVADVYPSMDTAPYKREDGFLHSDGLSGNGRVVGCIWETGLIRNWVMAYDAFFPAIAESDVANVVPFLSEQARTYGLSPKDTPEQIRLNIENGILRQVCAGVLDAKIFGNFGMHQNTLASAAVVLDDPEQSPAWIDFVFRSGGRVQDPDYRVTGGAFYQTLVDLVDRDGAGNEAAPHYNDLWIGHVQGVADVLAGYTRYPDADLYAHPKYAKMFQMRYRLAMLRRYQPEIGDSGQTGLFPLAGTASQHVAAFERFGSPEYAQLAYLAGDGDIDSLYSDVFALDVAGTQERIRDIIETRGELSLPSENLTGYGLAALRDGAGEHERTAWVYYGRTHGHGHRDALNLGLFGFGMSLLPDLGYPEFADNNARRHEWTSNTIAHNTVVVDAAPQATQWVGTPKGFAATERVQYVDIEAPQVYSQTSVYRRAVAQIRVDEQNSYLVDVFRVVGGHDHYFSFHAAEGAATPEGLTLVGQPAYGRISFPWGTPSTTGQFGALHQDITVEPADSYQLSVRVWDDFDGPTAGYHTIQVLLDGQVVAEEDVATTSGWRELTADVTDALAGKSKATLTLRLFEKRGVSNFGVAVLFDEVRITGARIENPDFEDASSTAWRTETNAPRFTVSPHSTGSYAGPTVEAPPADAAPRAGASGFDWLVNVERDTAPPGAFRVDWSIVDTYRVHETDPEAHVRLRAVHHADDVALCDGIPPRNKPGNPKKLRYVISHRTGDDLASQFVSVIEPYRRTPYIRSVREVPVKPISGSLAPHEATAVRVELTDGRVDYVVSALRTDVALRVDGRFSFRGAFGVYSLRHGRAEYVLGHDTQLIGTEPAREGPAALVGTLRDFTRELSDTNQLTVELTEDVPEPAALVGSYVYVENDGERNAVYRIHGATATAGSPRALVLDIGDVTTVRGYVDPYDFDQGYRYDVASGAAVRIPLTREWTARA; via the coding sequence ATGGACCGTCTCGAACGCTGCCTGGGCGCCCATTCAATGAGTCGGCGAGCTCTTCTTCGAGCCACAGCGCTCACGGGTGTCGCTGGTGCCGCCGGAAAGCTCCTGTCCGGCTTCGGTGGGCCAGCTCTCGCCGCGACCCGTGTCGCCTCGCAGGACATCCCCCACGACCCCGCGGCGAGTCCGGTCAAGACCGCGCCCACGTTCTACACACCGGAGAAGGTCGAGGCCGCGCGCCGCAACGTCGCGACGTATGACTGGGCCGCCAAGCTCCGCGACGCCGCGGTCGAGGCCGCGCGTCCCTTCGTCGAGGCGGACGACCAGTGGCTGTGGGACCTCGTCACCACGCAGGGCCTCCCCCGCAGCTACGCCGTCAACCAGGACGCGGGGTCGCCGATCACCGGGCAAGCCATCTACGAGTACGGCAACTATCCCTGGATCATCGACCACCTCACCCTGCCCTGGAAACTGGTCGACCCGTCGGTACCGGAAGACTCCGACCTGCCCCGGATCTACCCCACGAACGACTTCGCGGCGTTCTACCGCAGCGGGCTCGACGAGCACGGCCGGTTCGACCGGTCCCGAGCGGACGAAAGTCTCCTGGTCAACGAGCTCTACCCCGAGCGTGGCCCGACGTGGGGAGTCGACGACGGCTTCGGGTGGATCGACGAGAGCGGTCGGAAGTGGACGTTCATCGCCTACTACAACCACTGGGGTGTGTGGCACACCGGCGTGCTGGCGAAGGCGATCACGTCGCTCCGCGACGCCTACATCTACACCGGCGACCCGATGTACGCCCACGCCGGCCTGATCCTGCTCGACCGGGTCGCGGACGTGTACCCGTCGATGGACACCGCTCCCTACAAGCGAGAGGACGGCTTCCTCCACTCCGACGGCCTCAGTGGCAACGGTCGTGTCGTGGGCTGCATCTGGGAGACAGGCCTGATTCGCAACTGGGTCATGGCCTACGACGCGTTCTTCCCCGCCATCGCCGAGTCGGACGTCGCGAACGTCGTTCCCTTCCTCTCCGAGCAAGCTCGCACCTACGGGCTGTCGCCCAAGGACACACCCGAGCAGATCCGGCTCAACATCGAGAACGGCATCCTGCGGCAGGTCTGCGCCGGGGTGCTCGACGCCAAGATCTTCGGCAACTTCGGCATGCACCAGAACACACTTGCCTCGGCGGCGGTCGTGCTCGACGATCCCGAGCAGTCACCGGCGTGGATCGACTTCGTGTTCCGCAGCGGCGGCCGGGTGCAAGACCCTGACTACCGGGTGACCGGAGGCGCCTTCTACCAGACGCTGGTCGACCTGGTCGACCGTGACGGCGCGGGCAACGAGGCCGCACCGCACTACAACGACCTGTGGATCGGCCACGTCCAGGGCGTCGCCGACGTCCTCGCCGGGTACACCCGCTACCCCGACGCCGACCTGTACGCGCACCCGAAGTACGCGAAGATGTTCCAGATGCGGTACCGGCTGGCCATGCTTCGCCGCTACCAGCCGGAGATCGGGGACAGCGGCCAGACCGGCCTCTTCCCGTTGGCGGGGACGGCGAGCCAGCACGTCGCGGCGTTCGAGCGGTTCGGCTCACCGGAGTACGCACAGCTCGCCTACCTCGCCGGCGACGGCGACATCGACAGCCTCTACAGCGACGTCTTCGCCCTCGACGTCGCGGGTACGCAGGAACGCATCAGGGACATCATCGAGACACGGGGCGAGCTGAGCCTGCCGAGCGAGAACCTCACCGGCTACGGGTTGGCGGCACTGCGCGACGGGGCCGGCGAGCACGAGCGGACCGCGTGGGTGTACTACGGTCGGACCCACGGCCATGGACATCGCGACGCCCTGAACCTCGGCTTGTTCGGCTTCGGGATGTCCTTGCTGCCCGACCTGGGCTACCCGGAGTTCGCCGACAACAACGCGCGTCGCCACGAGTGGACGTCCAACACGATCGCGCACAACACCGTCGTCGTCGACGCGGCTCCGCAGGCGACCCAGTGGGTGGGCACTCCCAAGGGGTTCGCCGCCACCGAGCGGGTGCAGTACGTCGACATCGAGGCGCCGCAGGTCTACTCCCAGACCAGCGTCTACCGCCGGGCGGTCGCCCAGATTCGTGTCGACGAACAGAACTCCTACCTCGTCGACGTCTTCCGGGTCGTCGGCGGTCACGACCACTACTTCTCGTTCCACGCGGCGGAAGGCGCCGCGACCCCGGAAGGGCTGACGCTCGTAGGCCAGCCCGCCTACGGCCGGATCAGCTTCCCGTGGGGCACGCCCTCGACGACCGGACAGTTCGGCGCGCTCCACCAGGACATCACCGTGGAACCGGCCGACTCCTACCAGCTGTCGGTGCGGGTGTGGGATGACTTCGACGGGCCCACCGCGGGTTACCACACGATCCAGGTCCTGCTCGACGGCCAGGTCGTGGCGGAGGAGGACGTGGCCACGACGTCGGGGTGGCGCGAGCTCACCGCGGACGTCACCGACGCGCTGGCCGGAAAGAGCAAAGCGACATTGACGCTGCGTCTGTTCGAGAAGCGCGGAGTGTCGAACTTCGGTGTCGCGGTGCTCTTCGACGAGGTCCGAATCACCGGAGCGAGGATCGAGAACCCCGACTTCGAGGACGCCAGCTCCACCGCCTGGCGCACCGAGACCAACGCGCCGAGATTCACCGTGAGTCCCCACTCGACCGGCAGCTACGCCGGCCCGACCGTCGAGGCGCCACCCGCCGACGCTGCTCCCCGCGCGGGTGCGAGTGGTTTCGATTGGCTCGTCAACGTCGAACGCGACACCGCGCCGCCAGGCGCGTTCCGCGTCGACTGGTCGATCGTCGACACCTACCGGGTGCACGAGACGGATCCGGAGGCGCACGTCCGCCTCCGCGCCGTCCACCACGCCGACGACGTGGCGTTGTGCGACGGCATCCCGCCGCGCAACAAACCAGGCAACCCGAAGAAGCTGCGCTACGTGATCTCGCACCGGACTGGGGACGATCTCGCCAGCCAGTTCGTCTCGGTGATCGAGCCGTATCGTCGGACGCCGTACATCCGGTCAGTGCGGGAGGTGCCGGTCAAGCCGATCAGCGGATCGCTCGCACCACACGAGGCAACCGCGGTGCGCGTCGAGCTCACCGACGGTCGCGTCGACTACGTGGTGAGCGCGCTTCGGACCGACGTCGCGCTCCGAGTGGACGGCCGGTTCAGCTTCCGCGGAGCGTTCGGCGTGTACTCGCTGCGCCACGGCAGGGCCGAGTACGTGCTGGGACACGACACTCAGCTGATCGGCACCGAGCCCGCCCGCGAGGGGCCAGCGGCGCTTGTCGGAACCCTTCGCGACTTCACGCGGGAGCTGAGCGACACCAACCAACTGACCGTCGAGCTGACCGAGGACGTGCCGGAACCCGCCGCTCTCGTCGGCAGCTACGTGTACGTCGAGAACGACGGCGAGCGCAACGCGGTGTACCGGATCCACGGCGCGACCGCCACTGCCGGCAGCCCGCGAGCGCTGGTCCTCGACATTGGCGACGTCACGACCGTGCGTGGCTACGTGGATCCGTACGACTTCGACCAGGGATACCGCTACGACGTCGCTTCCGGCGCAGCCGTCCGCATCCCGCTGACTCGGGAGTGGACCGCACGCGCCTGA
- a CDS encoding carbohydrate ABC transporter permease encodes MSATTTIPTSQRQAARELTGPRIFTPKVGRVLMWIAAAVLAVLWLLPVLWAFDTSLKPESETTVYPPTWIPSRFTAEAYSAVLAQGDVLVWFGNSVIVSTAVTVMTVLTSAWAGYAFSRLPFRGMNILYAITIAGIIVPGNVLVVPLFQEMLALRMVDTYWGIILPQVAAPVMVFILKKFFDALPKELEEAALVDGASRWRIFWQIVMPLSRPILAAVSIFTFIGAWNNFFWPFLVTSDPDLMTLPVGLANVQSSYGLRYAQIMAAAMIAAVPLVVVFIFFQRQIIRGVATAGLGGT; translated from the coding sequence ATGAGCGCGACGACGACCATCCCGACGTCCCAGCGACAGGCCGCCAGGGAGCTCACCGGGCCTCGGATCTTCACGCCGAAGGTCGGTCGGGTCCTGATGTGGATCGCCGCGGCCGTGTTGGCTGTGCTCTGGTTGCTGCCTGTGCTGTGGGCGTTCGACACCTCGCTCAAGCCGGAGTCGGAGACGACGGTCTATCCGCCGACCTGGATCCCGAGCCGGTTCACTGCCGAGGCCTACTCGGCCGTTCTGGCCCAAGGGGACGTGCTCGTGTGGTTCGGCAACTCCGTCATCGTCTCCACCGCCGTGACCGTCATGACGGTGCTGACCTCGGCGTGGGCCGGTTACGCCTTCTCCCGGCTGCCCTTTCGGGGGATGAACATCCTCTACGCGATCACCATCGCCGGCATCATCGTGCCCGGCAACGTGCTCGTGGTGCCGCTGTTCCAGGAGATGCTCGCCCTTCGGATGGTCGACACCTACTGGGGCATCATCCTGCCCCAGGTGGCCGCGCCGGTCATGGTCTTCATCTTGAAGAAGTTCTTCGACGCGCTGCCGAAGGAGCTCGAGGAGGCGGCGCTCGTCGATGGTGCGAGCCGGTGGCGCATCTTCTGGCAGATCGTCATGCCGCTGTCGCGGCCGATCCTCGCGGCCGTGTCGATCTTCACCTTCATCGGGGCGTGGAACAACTTCTTCTGGCCGTTCCTCGTCACCTCCGACCCTGACCTGATGACGCTGCCTGTCGGTCTGGCGAACGTGCAGTCGTCGTACGGTCTGCGGTACGCCCAGATCATGGCGGCCGCCATGATCGCCGCAGTGCCGCTCGTGGTGGTCTTCATCTTCTTCCAGCGGCAGATCATCCGCGGCGTTGCGACGGCCGGCCTCGGCGGCACGTGA